GCAGTCCATCGACGCCATGGCCGTGATGTACACGGCGTCGATGCTGGTGCTGCTGGTGATCGCGCTCCGCTTCGTCAATCCGACCCAGCTGGTGACCCGGGTCCGGGAGGAGAGGTAGGCCGGGGCGGCCCGGGTCCGCTCCCCGGCGCCCTCTTCTGGGCGCGCCTCGAAGGGGGCGCGCCCCTGACGGGCGCTGTTGGCTGCAAGGGGCACCCCGGTGCCCTGAAGGGGCGCGGGGCCGTGTCGATGTGCGGCTCCGCCGCGCGGGCGCGAGCCGGGGGCCTCGAAAGGGGGCGCGGGGAACTGCGCGGACGGTTACCACGGGCCCGCGCACCGCCAGGTGGGGAGCCCAGGGGCGGGCTCCCTCACGCACCCGAGGGGAACCCCACCGGCCAGGATGACCGGATACGGCGGGACCCACCCCTCCGGGCCGGAGGACAATGAGAACCGGGACCGGCGAGCCGGTCCCGGCCCGCGCCGCTCCAGCCCTGCGGGTACAGTGCCAGGACCCCAGAAGCCCGTCCGGTGAGGCCGCCCATCCGTGTTGACGCAGACCACCACCCGGGTCCTCGAACCGAGTGACCTGGACGCCGCGCTGGCGGTACTCGGCCGCGAGCCGGTCGCCAACGCCTTCGTGACCGCACGCGTGCAGGTCGCCGGGCTCGACCCGTGGCGGCTCGGCGGCGAGATGTGGGGCTGGTATGCCGACGGCATGCTCCAGTCGCTCTGCTACGCGGGGGCCAACCTCGTCCCCATCTGCGCCACCCGCGCCGCCGTGCGCGCGTTCGCGGAGCGGGCCCGCAGGGCGGGGCGGCGCTGCTCGTCCATCGTGGGCCCCGCGGGGGCCACGGCCGAGCTGTGGCGGCTGCTCGAACCCTACTGGGGCCCGGCCCGCGAGGTCCGCCCCCACCAGCCCCTGATGGTCACCGACCGGCTGCCCGCCGACGTCGCCCCGGACCCCTACGTCCGCAGGATCCGCAAGGACGAGCTGGAGACGATCATGCCGGCCTGCGTGGCGATGTTCACCGAGGAGGTCGGCGTCTCGCCGCTCGCCGGCGACGGCGGCCTGCTCTACCAGGCCCGGGTCGCCGAACTCGTCGGCTCCGGGCGCTCCTTCGCCCGCCTCGACCAGGACGGCGGGGTCGTCTTCAAGGCGGAGATCGGCGCCGCCACCCCCCAGGCCTGCCAGATCCAGGGCGTCTGGGTCGCCCCCGAGTACCGCGGCCAGGGCCTCGCGGCGCCCGGCATGGCGGCGGTGCTGCGGCACGCCTTCGCGGACATAGCCCCGGTCGCCAGCCTCTACGTCAACGACTTCAACCACGCGGCGCGCGCCGCGTACCGGCGCGTCGGCTTCCAGGAGGTCGGCGCGTTCATGAGCGTGCTGTTCTGACTCAGCAGAACCGGTTATGCGACCGGGCGCCGGGCCTGTGAGGGCACCCCGCGAGGAGCGCGGACGACCCGCGTGGACCAGTCCCCGCCCGCCCGCGCTCCCGGGCA
The nucleotide sequence above comes from Streptomyces sp. TS71-3. Encoded proteins:
- a CDS encoding GNAT family N-acetyltransferase gives rise to the protein MLTQTTTRVLEPSDLDAALAVLGREPVANAFVTARVQVAGLDPWRLGGEMWGWYADGMLQSLCYAGANLVPICATRAAVRAFAERARRAGRRCSSIVGPAGATAELWRLLEPYWGPAREVRPHQPLMVTDRLPADVAPDPYVRRIRKDELETIMPACVAMFTEEVGVSPLAGDGGLLYQARVAELVGSGRSFARLDQDGGVVFKAEIGAATPQACQIQGVWVAPEYRGQGLAAPGMAAVLRHAFADIAPVASLYVNDFNHAARAAYRRVGFQEVGAFMSVLF